Within the Helicoverpa armigera isolate CAAS_96S chromosome 24, ASM3070526v1, whole genome shotgun sequence genome, the region TTAGCACCGTTACTTATACTTTCACAACTGCAGCAGTAATTGACAAAATGAATCATAAAAGTCACATGGAGAAGTGTGTAGTGCTGTTTTTATTTCCGTGCAAAGTGCAGAAAATCTACCTAATTTTCTACTATAATGGGTTTAAGTATTCAACTAGGCATTAATCAAATAGCAATGCCCAATTGATGCCTTCTTGTTCTTTTGCCTGAAAAAGAGTCCAATACACAGCCACAGGAAAATAAATAGGCCAATGTTCTCAAACTTTACTATTTAACTAAATACTAAATTATCCTCCATCAGGGATTTAGAACTCTTTTTCTCCTTTCGATCTTCAGTAGCAAATCTAAAAACATtaccaagtaaaaaatatatataccttTGGCACAGCAGGCAACACCTCTTCCTGCTTATTAGCTTTATTCTGTGCGAATGTATTGAGTATATCTTTGGCATCACCCTCTGCAAACATCAGCTCATCAATCAAAGCCTCTTTTTCTCTAATCTTCTGCTTTTTTGCTTCTTGTTCTAAGCGGCTTATCTCTGCTCTGCGAAGTTCTTCCATCTGCTTCTCTATTTCTAATATCTCTTCTAATTCAACTTCTTCTCTGCCTGTAATATtgagatataatattatgtagcttTATATtgagatataatattatgtagcttTGAATTTAAGTCAATTATTGATTGATTAATGCAGtgtaattaacaatttattcatttataaagATTAATACAGTAATAAGTTTTTGCACTGGCTTcacaaaatctcctaagacAATGTCAAAttcattcattttgtttttatttggtggtaaaaattatgatttgaataaattacatatagaagatatttttataagagcCCATATCCCagttttttttcctaaaaagCTTTAAAGCACTTGATACAGAAACTCACCTATTTTAGCTTTATTCTTCATTATAATTTCCTTATTATCTTTTTTGTACTGTTCTATCCTTTTATTAGTGCCAACAATATCTATGTTAttagttaaattataaacaattgtcTCAATTTCCTCCAAATAATCATTGTATTCCCGTAATGAAGCAAAATCCTCTTCTTTCTTATTATAATCTTTAAGAACTCGCTTTCTGATATCAATTTCTTTCTCTACCATGGGGTCTTCGAATAATTGGACTCGGAAGTTACTGCGACGGAGTGGTACATTGCAATCTGGGCAGGAACCAGAACCTAgaaaaaataaggtaaatataagaaattgacatatttgtaataatatatgtCCCTATCAGCAGCACATGCCTTTTGAATTCTTAAATCGTACATTTACAgtgactttattaaaattgttacaagtaaaacaatagttttattgcAGTTTCCTGTCTACTGCTCTGGGAGATAGAAAATTGTCAAAAATTGTATCCGTACTATTTAGTCCAAACAATTAATCTAGTAGGACGATATACGAGTATTACCTTTTAGGAACAGTAAATCAACGCAGCTTTCACATAAAGCATGGCCACAAACGTTTACCATCAACTTCAGTGAAGGATTTCTGTATTTTGTGGTTTTACACCGGGGACAAGCTTGGTCGTCCATGATTGTAGTATACTAGGGCTCCCAATTTCTGTGAATATAAGTTTGTTGACTGGGTAAATAACAGTAGAaaagtttaaaacattttccGCCGAAATTACACAAAAGCCGTCAAGccaattttgcaattttgttACAACTTTGACAGATAGATTTTGGATATTTGACACAAGCAGCTAGGCATTTTGACAATTAATTCACAGATCTTGAAATCATGTTGCAACGTTACAATCTTGAAATCGCTtccgattttttattactttatcatAAAACTATATCAACTCGcagaaggaaaatattattactttaacCGTCagatccgtagcggaccccaatcggggtctgaacatcaatgtcaccgtaagctcggtttagaccccaattggggtcttcgaatcagtcatacactttcctaattatttacgctcatatttattttctttccaatcaaaccacatttgtgagtagtaaataaaataactaaataaatttaaattatgtttacgcattcaaacctttcatatttagcatcccgttagaaatatacctttttaaaatccaatcgtaattaccgggaattctgatcgaactcgccatgtttgtttacattagttgtttttttaaatttaaagacgcatagacaagatggcgacgttgatagaagttttgcatcgaatgatccgaatcgttaaaataaagaatcgatttaataattttatattatttgatattataatattactaaattgcacttttgcatacttaccataatctgaaaataaattaggaaaagtatgacttaatttattttgaaataatgctagaaaatcagtggtagaaaatacgttgtagccggaataaaaaaaatcttcggtttttagggtttatttatttcttcgggtgttttatgtgcaggattcctgtagacctgccaaacttaatggcgattcgttacttccaactttttaactgagcggcaaagctatttgacgagagccgtagttaggtgtagttatcgcaaaattttatgacgattttattgtttgaaagggcaaatagttcgctgttcaacgaaagctggtccaagatggaaagatggccgccgccgacttatttttaaccgacttcccaaaaagcggaggttctcaattcgaccgttttttgtatgtttgttacgcgattactcagccatttatttatcgattttgatgattctttttttgtttgatagcgtatacttccgaagtggtcccattatcatcaggtcaggatctgatgatggaaccttgagaaatcgagggcgactttcgaaagttgcagaaatacataggtttaaatcttatcactcaggtgtttgcctggtagcactattcaacagtgaaggctttgagctgacctgatgatggagaccagtgaaggtcgagggaactcgacaactgaatatttaaactttctcgtgtttgtgcttatactattcgtatttacgaggcctctgcaacagtgaaggagatggagacgagagaagttcggttgtcgagttccctcgaccttctctggtctccatcatcaggtcagctccaaacctttactgtttcatagtgttatcagacatacatctgagtgtcaagttataaccttatctatgcttacaattttcgaaagttgccctcgatttctcaaggtttccatcatcagatcctggacctaataacaaatatggggactAAACCccttcgaccaaaaacaaaaatccaaattgagaaccacctcctttctgggattcggttaaaaatatttggtgactttaaaatcaatcaattttttcgtcatttatttattttcaaacatattatttacatttttaaatattaaatataaaaataaaaaacatttaaaaatataaaaaataggttgccaccgatatcgggcacagggtccaaggtaccggtggttagggtcccagagacagaaacctcctcacaatacgtgccgtatcaaggagtactgccttctgaatcagtcccttgatccagccgcccaacgagagcctcctgaggtgttcgtcgaggctcttggctattagaccattggccgtaatgacaatcggcacaataacagccgtgtcgacatcccacatggcgacaacctcgtgcgctaagtcaagatattttatttgtttctctttctcagctttcacgaggttctcgtcatgcgggacggtgacatcgactatcatcgcgcggcgcgctaatcgatctatcaccactatatcaggcttattggctgaAATattcctgtcagtgatgatagatcgatcccagtacaacgtgatatggtccttttcgagaactgggtcgggcgcatacctgtagtacggtacctcaagatCTACAAgtttgtattgcagagcaagctgctggtggatgatcttggccacttggttatgcctgtgcaaatattcaccgttagccaaacgagaacaaccagatataatatgtctgatagactcacccggatggtgacatgcccgacatatgtcaaccgtcccgtctttcataatatacctccggtagttattcgtcaggataacttcgtccataattacacatacaaacccttcggtttctccaaataggtcaccgaagcgtagccaagctacggacgcattgaagtctacatcggggccatgaagagccccgaagaagcgtccgtgtagctgtttgctctgccataccgatgcgatcatgggtagatagtaccacaggtctgcgccagttctcatttgccaacgatagcggggtgagtcctttgtccactgctaccatatcacgatgcatacccacgtcgcttttgagaagatattctctgagactgcacacctcacggttgtggagcgtctttgcatttaaaaagcctcggcctccacatttccgtgggatgtacagtctcatcaccgacgatcgtgggtgatgcattcgttctgcggtcagcagtgtgcggactctcctatccaaggcatccaattcagtttgagtccatttgagtatgccgaaggagtacatcaggactggcatgacccaaccattataggcgcgaaccttgttgccgcctgataaggaactttttagaaccttattcaggcggccaaagaaacgctcccgtaatgactgtttcatgtcagccacaaaatcaaatcaaatcaaatcaatcaattattattattgtttctcatcatcaaataagtacattactttggtagttacaaattgcattatatttcagaacaccaggcttaccctccgccgaaacaaaaatcttagaattgttgagaaataatataagaataaattaaaattccgtaataggtaataaaaattcaattaaagttaaaaattattacgaatgacgcaacaccaaaataaataatacatataaaaatttaatgctaaaaactttcataaaacttaaatatcttttttcttaacaacaaaaacaaattgaacctataatttcaaattaataaataaaattgaaataagttgctattaaaaaataggtatatataaaattggtattcgattatttataataaatatccgatttaggaatcgaatgcacaccgctgattgaaaaaaaaaaatactccattccaaactctacttcttgtctgtgactttgatcttgtaaattgttcatttttattgtgtattttatgtgctgattttttagttattgaacataaataagtgcacgaaatgtattgcaacggattgaaaatgttataaatatgacgtttgtgttgtgtttgagaaagtgatgcgattatttattggtaagttttcaccacatttgaaatgcctaacttttcgatagacttaaaaacaccgcaattattatctttttctgaattaactgaccccatttgacctttgcaagttgttgtcaaataagtaagctctaaagttatagttaaaatacttctgatcaggcattacggacttagaattcattgttgaaagttagtacaaatttttgacttccatgtcgcgattcaaaatatcccgccgaatcaacggtaaagtcatatatgtcaaaatcttgtcgagcagaggggttaagtTATTATGGTTAGTGTTGAAAACGGGTAAAAATTGTTATGACAATCTGTGGCCAAAGCAATGTAAACATTTCAAAACGTTGAGTGTGTTCTCTACGAACTTTAATTACTAACCAATAGTAAACCAGGAGTATCAATTCTaaccaatgaaaataaatgaaaagaaataaaaaaaacgggACCGGTCCTCCTCCTGAAAAACTTTTGcttgagtgtgtgtgtgtgtaggaAAGTTGTATTCATTTGAATGGTTTACTTTTCGTTTTCACGTTGTAAATAGAATAATTCaaccacaaaaatatattaggaaATATGAATTTAGCTGTAAGGCAGGTGCTGACGAGGCAATCTTTCAGATTATGTGATAGATTTGCCCATAAAACTTTACCGAAACAGATTCCTATAACCTCAACATGTCCTGTTATACAATTACGAAATTACTGCGAAGAGCGGCTGGAGACTCGCAGACTGCCGCAGCTTATGGAATTCCCGCCTATCATGTGGCCTTCTTTCTTCAAATTCGTAAAGAATTGGATGTTTGCTAACTTCATCATCAGACCTTATTTTGAGCCAGAATTCAGCCTGAATGAGTTCATCGAAGCTTCAAAACATGCCGTTCAGGTATTTCTAGCGTctacttatttattcattttttatttgagaataaagtaaaataaataaagggtCCTGACCGAATAGTcttgatcaaaatatttttattttcatagataGAATGGATTGAATTCCTTGTTTTATGAAAACCAGTTTCAAAATATCTaagttcttaaaatatttattgataacaaAACCATGAAATACTGTCCAAAATGAtctagaaaaacattgtttaatatgGTGTCTGCCAAAAAGAGCCAACTAAAAATAGACagcaagaatttatttatttactacatgTTTCTGTGCTAGATCTACCCTGAACGTATATGATAATGATCAATTGTATAAGCACAGAAGAGAACTacctatttgtaaaataataataatatggttgaaatatgcaattttttttttgttcttgaaGGCcttattgaaaaattctttttgGCATAGACTTCATGCTAACATCCACCGTCAGGTTGTTTCAGATGGTCTACAAAAGAGTGACTTCAAGTCCCTAGAAGGCCTTGTGGATAAGGAAGCCATTGATGTGCTGAAATCTGCCATTTCAAAGCTTTCTGTAACTCAGAGGCAGCTATTGTCTATTGAAAAGGAGGATATTTTCTATGCTTTTCCTTACCAGGTAAGATTTTTTAAGCTTCACCAAAACCTTTAAggctctagacagacggactgcatttcgACTGCAATCCAACAGCAAATCAAACGCGCAGTCCGATTGCAGTTGGGATGCAGTCTGCTTGCAGTCGTGTTCTGAAGTtgatttgcagttctattgcGGTCGTGTCAACTGCATTCAAACTGCAAATACCAGTTGGAttgcagttgaaatgcagtCTGTCTGTCTAGAGCCTTAGTCTTCATAAGTATTGAGGAAATGATACCTTGAATCAATAATAAGAATGATATATTCCAATAAACAATCTACTATGTCTTCTGAAAAGATATCTTGTGTATAATGTTTCCAGATTGGAGTAATGTTTGATGATGCAGACAAGCGCTGGGTAGAAATCACGATGTGTTATCATGTGTTCAGAGGGCTGAAACATTTGAAGGAAGCTGGTGATCTACCCCCTATAACCGTTGGGTGAGTGCCTGTAATAATTTTGCTGCACAAAGAACACCTACAACATTACAAATCTTACCTCTATAATATCAGGAGTATTTTAAAACAACCTATGACATCAGTAAACAAACAGTTTTGTACAACAACAGATTAAGTCATTTTAtgtaatcaaaatataattttcattgctTATATCATAAATGATCATGAATGTAATTGAAATGTGATGACTGCGCATGTTCAGGGAATGAGAAATGTTACTCTCTGCCTTCATACACCTTTTTTATAATCcacccattttttttatttttagtgtaatatttttgctcaTATAACTCATTTGAACACAGCATGCTTCTCTCTGGCTCTTGTCTATGAAAGTCAAGAGTATGAAATACCAGTGCATTGTAGACTGTGTGGGGCCCGTCACTTCGGCTTAGAGAAACTCTTTGGGTCCATTCAATTTTAGACCAAATATCATTCTCTTTGTTCCAGGGTGCAACCAGAGTACCAAGACAAGATATTCATACTAAACTACAGATTCATAAGAGAGTTCACCAAAGGCGTGGAAGACAGTTGGTGGATAAACATTGTGAACCACTTCCAGCCACAAACgcttataaagaaataatatttttgatgtccTTGCTAATTTCGAAGCTTCCGTTGTTGTACAATAAATGCAGTTAATtgttagtatttttgtttttgagttgTTTCTTGATAGCCTTGTTTTATATCTGCTACCTGGGGGTATTATTCCTCGCTCATGGATAAGAAGTATGTAGCTTactcatataattttattattctgatATGTATTATGAGGTATATTACTAAGTTCAATCCattagttttagcgtgaaagtaGGAAACAATAAGACAGacaatagatatagataattAGGATTTTCATTTCTGCAGGGAAATTATAAACCAAGAGGTTTTTTCttatattggttttatttttttacaaaaaagttaataacACTAAGCTTAATTAATTAGGTCAATACTGAAACTTGTAATCGTTCCTAGAATGCTTAAACGGTagatattgtaatattttatgaaaaacagaTTTTTTGATGACATGTCCTGAAACTTACATGTATACAATTGCATGGTATTTCCTTTTAAAGGTTACAAAACATCATTGCAGTTGCAAAAGGTTATCACATATTAGCaccataattaaaaatactaggCAGTGTTCACCTAAAACACTACACAATGCTCCTTGAAATCTTGTGTAActtctttcaatttatttaggaGAACTTCTGTGTCAactggaaaaaaaaatataaatagaaacaaattTCACAAAAAACTCTCGGTCTAGAAGTCGTAGGTTGGGGTCTAGAAGTTGGTGTTTGCAGATCTGTtgactgtatttattttgccaCTGACTTCTAGAGCCATATCAAAAGTTTTATTCTATGACTTCctatcataaattatttagtcaTGTATTCTAGTGTTATTCAGTAATGTTTGGAACAAACCTGTTGTAGGATCATACAGTGATCTCTTCTCAACTCCACACTGCACCTTTATAGGTCTTTGTTTCTTGAAGGATTTTTCAACATCTGAAACATTGGTTTATGTATTCAAATTAAACGCTCACCATTGCCTATCTATatcatataaatattaagtaatgTAACCAACCCATGCTGCAACAGAATGGCAATCATGTTTCATATGCAGTCATGCCCTCTCCATTGCCGAATATTATGTTGCATGTTAGCAGGactatattttcatataatataaaacaactaTGTACACACAtagaattttaacaataaatactcaCCTTCATGTACCTTATCCAACAAACTGCTAACATCCAAATCCTCATCTAATCTTGTACAAAGTGCGTTCACATATTGACTAGATCCCGGCCCTAACTTGTCTGTATCACCGGTCTTCAACTCATACGTCTCATCGTTATTGATAGTTGTAGAACATTCTATTTGCACCACTTCGTAAGCAGCTTGGGACGATTGAGCAGAGTAGGTAATTAGTAAATTCTTGTGGACGGTATAATCTTCTACTGTATGGATCGTTGCATAGATTTGGGGGTTTGATTGCCTGTAATTGTAATCATTGTTGTATTTAGTATATGTTCTTATTACAGATgaactttttaaaatgtataaacaatGGATGGAGGATTATTTACAAGTCAGGACTTTATTAGAATAGTATATGTTGTAGAAGCTATTTTGACATGCGGAAAGACAGAGTCTGATGATAAcaagtgaattaaaaatatccaATTACCTGTCCAAACATACTCTGCACATATCCATAATAAGTATTCCTAGTTCAGGTTTTGATCGAGCCATTTCATTGAGAACAAAGTTCTCAGTAACACAATGTTCTAGAGTGATATTTTCTGTGGGACAGTCTATGCCTAACATGCATTTTGTATTGCAAAGCTGGCAGCCGTGACCAGCATAAAAGAAGAagcctgaaaaatattatattggacatttaattaaattcataagaTAGGCATTgttcagccccggatcttcaattttttttaggcggggcaaaaactgaaaaatgccgccccgcctacctacttatgtctattttcaccaacgaaagtcacttttttggtgggtaaaggacttaaaaaaatgtgtccaaatcattgtaggctcaaactgttggccaagttatgaaagtcgagacagattaatgtacacaaaaagttaataacttttaaaaatcgctgtaaagtaacaagcagt harbors:
- the LOC110381011 gene encoding uncharacterized protein LOC110381011, producing MSLLQNLSYREYQNALELSLHRCEIIANLANLKITFDRSKKPGETLIKSLDRFGVTAIRYKQYLIASQNVRTITTFYKPHSKVAILVANDKYTQLAKLCTPSIDCDSLATHLKNMGFIAIKIKNTSSKHLKIILKKIFNELEEDSYCFFFYAGHGCQLCNTKCMLGIDCPTENITLEHCVTENFVLNEMARSKPELGILIMDMCRVCLDRQSNPQIYATIHTVEDYTVHKNLLITYSAQSSQAAYEVVQIECSTTINNDETYELKTGDTDKLGPGSSQYVNALCTRLDEDLDVSSLLDKVHEDVEKSFKKQRPIKVQCGVEKRSLYDPTTVDTEVLLNKLKEVTQDFKEHCVVF
- the LOC110381013 gene encoding CDK-activating kinase assembly factor MAT1, with product MDDQACPRCKTTKYRNPSLKLMVNVCGHALCESCVDLLFLKGSGSCPDCNVPLRRSNFRVQLFEDPMVEKEIDIRKRVLKDYNKKEEDFASLREYNDYLEEIETIVYNLTNNIDIVGTNKRIEQYKKDNKEIIMKNKAKIGREEVELEEILEIEKQMEELRRAEISRLEQEAKKQKIREKEALIDELMFAEGDAKDILNTFAQNKANKQEEVLPAVPKVTQFSTGVKFTRVSTQPTLPLIEEGPLYKYEPPVVPDRCGPDPPSIEDIVALGYLKHVRAENETEKAGGYKSTLPCLRALQDALTGLYHAS
- the LOC110381012 gene encoding uncharacterized protein LOC110381012, with the translated sequence MNLAVRQVLTRQSFRLCDRFAHKTLPKQIPITSTCPVIQLRNYCEERLETRRLPQLMEFPPIMWPSFFKFVKNWMFANFIIRPYFEPEFSLNEFIEASKHAVQVVSDGLQKSDFKSLEGLVDKEAIDVLKSAISKLSVTQRQLLSIEKEDIFYAFPYQIGVMFDDADKRWVEITMCYHVFRGLKHLKEAGDLPPITVGVQPEYQDKIFILNYRFIREFTKGVEDSWWINIVNHFQPQTLIKK